Genomic DNA from Desulfuromonas sp. TF:
TGGCGGTGAACATCAGAGTCTGGCGCTCGGCCGGGGTCGCGGCGGTGATCTTTTCCATATCATCCTGAAAACCCATGTCGAGCATGCGATCCGCTTCGTCCAGGACCAGAATTTCCACCCTCGACAGATCGATGCTGCCGCGCTGCAGATGGTCGACCAGTCGGCCCGGAGTGGCGACCACGAGGTCGAGAGGCTGGGCCAGGGAGCGGAACTGTTCCCTGTAAGGAGTGCCGCCGAGGATCACGGCGCTTTTGAGGCGCAGGAACTTGCCGTAATTGCGGGTGGCATCGGTGACCTGGCTGGCCAGTTCGCGCGTCGGGGTCAGAACCAGGACCCGAGGGGCGCCGCGGCCGCCTTTCTTGAAGACGGACAGGAGCTGCAGGGCCGGCAGCATGAAGGCGGCGGTTTTCCCGGTGCCGGTGCGGGCGCTGGCGACCAGGTCTTTTCCGGCCAGAGCCAGGGGAATGGCCTGGGCCTGAATGGGCGTCGGCTCGGTGTAGCCGCAGGCGGTGATAGCCTGGAGAATGGGAGCTGCAAGTTCGAGTTCGGTAAAAGACAAAGACATGAATCAATCCTTCTCGTAACGCCGCAGGCGCGGATCGACCGGGGTCGGGCGCTTTGAAACGAAACGAACGGTGAAGTGGGCGTGCGCGACCGCAGGGACAAACGGCTGTACCTGAAAGGAAGGACGGCATGGCGCAACAGGTCTGGCATGAACGCATCGTCGCCAACCTGGAGTGCTGCCTGTTTCAGAAGGGAACTGAATTGCAGAAGGGTCAGGGATCGATGAAGCGGCGTCGGTAGCCGGATATGCCGGCACCGGTGAAAAATTGAATGGTAACGCCTGTCGTTAACGCTGAACTGCGAATGATACACCCTTCTGCGGAAAAGACAAGTTTATTTTCTTACCACCTCGACAAGATAGCCGTCGGGGTCGGCAATGAAATAGAATTGCGCCGGTGCGCCAGGGAGTCCCTTGAGCGGCTTGGGTTCGAGGCCCAGCTCCTGGTGTTTCCGGTGCGAGGCCTCCAGGTCTTCAACCCCGACCGCCAAGTGTGAATAGCCGTCCCCCATCGTGTAGGGTTCGCTCCGGTCATGGTTGTGGGTCAGTTCCAGCTCGAAGTCTCCTCCCGGAGCGCGCAGGTAGCTGAGGGTGAACTTGTGCTCGGGAAAGTCCCGGCGCCGCGCGATCTCGAAGCCGAAGGCCTTCTGATAGAACGTTTCCGACGTTTCCAGGTCCAGCACCCGGATGCAGGTGTGAATCATCTGATAGGTCATGAGAAGTGCTCCTGTTGAGTTTGAAACCGCTGCTTTTAAACGGGCTCTCTGCCGAGGAATCGTTCAACCAGGGCCAGGAATTCCTCACACTTGAAGGGTTTGGCCAGAAAGGCGTCCATTCCTGTCTGTAGA
This window encodes:
- a CDS encoding VOC family protein, with the translated sequence MTYQMIHTCIRVLDLETSETFYQKAFGFEIARRRDFPEHKFTLSYLRAPGGDFELELTHNHDRSEPYTMGDGYSHLAVGVEDLEASHRKHQELGLEPKPLKGLPGAPAQFYFIADPDGYLVEVVRK